The Sediminispirochaeta smaragdinae DSM 11293 genome has a segment encoding these proteins:
- a CDS encoding methyltransferase — translation MDGCNEIPFLMRLAPPTEIKGFGCLLEGYQNYQALIAALDTGICDYLGEKGQSDKEELAKETGINGMFIRPFLATLVDIGVLTVEDGVYANTKAATEFLVSSSAFFQGDQLRTVGKGQWNKLSEAIRRKEPKLNGFSSGPSGAFINALAQRSLQGELQTIVRTITQWDGFHNAKRVLDLGGGHGLYTIALCQENPYLHGLVFDKPHIIETTQRYISQYKMDNRITAKGGDICIDTFGSGYDIVLISHLLYKFRKNLEPIFNKVYDALKPGGLLVSNHWFCAPGCKPGSHGVEELAKALQSFGHPLCHVEEFGALFEKKGFRVIASSDVPTPYGNSRLHLAVKDQDLPCKRTAEERACCCRS, via the coding sequence ATGGATGGATGTAACGAAATTCCTTTCTTAATGAGGCTTGCCCCACCGACGGAAATCAAAGGTTTCGGCTGTCTGCTGGAAGGATATCAAAACTATCAGGCACTCATAGCAGCTCTCGATACCGGTATCTGCGACTACCTCGGCGAAAAGGGCCAAAGCGATAAAGAAGAGCTTGCAAAGGAGACCGGTATCAACGGGATGTTTATCAGGCCTTTTCTCGCTACTCTCGTTGATATAGGAGTTCTTACCGTCGAAGACGGGGTATACGCCAATACCAAGGCCGCAACGGAGTTTCTCGTGAGCAGCAGTGCCTTTTTTCAAGGCGATCAACTGCGAACGGTGGGCAAGGGGCAATGGAACAAGCTCTCCGAAGCAATCAGGCGTAAAGAACCGAAGCTGAACGGTTTCTCCTCCGGTCCAAGTGGTGCTTTTATCAACGCGCTTGCGCAACGCAGTCTTCAGGGAGAACTCCAGACTATTGTTCGGACAATTACACAATGGGACGGCTTTCATAATGCAAAGAGGGTCCTGGACCTTGGGGGCGGTCATGGATTGTATACCATAGCACTTTGCCAGGAAAACCCGTATTTGCATGGCCTTGTTTTCGACAAACCGCATATAATTGAAACGACACAACGATACATCAGTCAATACAAAATGGATAATCGCATAACGGCAAAAGGTGGCGACATCTGTATCGATACCTTTGGTTCCGGCTATGATATTGTTCTCATCTCTCATCTCCTCTATAAATTTCGCAAAAATCTCGAGCCGATTTTTAATAAGGTGTATGACGCACTCAAGCCTGGGGGACTGTTAGTTAGCAACCACTGGTTCTGCGCCCCAGGATGCAAGCCGGGAAGCCATGGGGTCGAAGAACTTGCAAAGGCACTTCAAAGCTTCGGACATCCCCTTTGCCATGTCGAAGAATTCGGTGCCTTGTTCGAAAAAAAAGGATTTCGAGTTATTGCCTCGTCTGATGTCCCGACCCCTTACG